AAAATGTCAAATACGATCCGTTTCCTGCGCTTCCCGCTCATTATTTTGTCTGGAATTTGGGGCGGGCTTGGGATTGCCATCGGTCTCATGTTCATGCTGACTCATCTTCTTCAGCTTAAATCGTTAGGAACACCTTACCTGGCTCCGCTTTTCCCTTTTCGCAGACGTAGTTTCGCGGACAGCTTTATTCGCTCTTCCTACAGCAGAACGGCCAGAAGGTCTGCTGTTATGCGCGTCATCTCACAGTGGAGATACGATCCTGACAAGGCCACTCAGAAAAGAGACATTGATGAATAGATGAAGGAGCCATCGAGGAAACCATGATTGCAAAGAGGAAATGGATACTGGTGTTATTGATATGGATCGTGGCTGGCTGCTCTTCGACTCGAATCGTCAGCGAAGTACAACTAATTCATTCACTGGGGCTCGATATCGAAGATCAAAAGATTAAAGGTGCGGCCATCACTCACGTGTACGGAAAGGAAAAGACACAGGTAGAGCTGCTGGAAACAAAAAGCTCGAATTTATTTACGATCCTCCCTGATTTTAATGCCATCACGCCTTCTCAAGTAGAGCTAGGACAATTGCGCTCCGTCATTGTCGGGACAAAATATGCTGAAAACGGAGTGGAAACGCTGGTACATACACTTTGCCGCGATCCCTCTATTGGTTTTCGCCTTCAACTCGGTGTGGCGGAACCAAAGGCATTGACGATTTTGAAGGGCATCCGTCATATGCAAGTCCCTTTTTTCATCTCTGATAGTGTCGCTCAAAACATCAAAACGCTGAATTTGCCCAAGACCAACCTGCATATTTTCTTGTTCAATTTATACGGCGAGGGCCGTGATCCTTACCTTCCCTATTTCGTGATGCATAATGACAGAGTGAAGCTGGATGGTCTCGCGCTTTTTCGCGATGACAAATTCGTGCATCGCATCGATTCGAAAGAGAGCTTTTTGTTAAAAATCATGGTCGAAAAAGCCAAGAGTGGTCAAATTCCATTTGAAGTGACGATAAACAATCGAAAAGAATCCGGACTGTTGAAAAATCTTCATTCCCATGCCGCATTCGCTATCAAGACGTCAGAGCCTGTCCCAAGTATTATGGTAAAGCTCACGGTAAATGGGCAAATCAAAGATTATTCGAAGTGGCTGCAATTATCCAATCCACAAGTCCTAGATCAAATGGAAAAAGAACTTTCCTGGTACCTGCAAAAGGAGGCGACGAGCTTTGTGAAGCATTTACAGAAGCTTGAAGTTGACCCGGTTGGATTTGGTGATTTGGTTCGTAGTCGAAGCGCTTCGTGGAACTACTCGCACTTCAAAAAGATTTATCCAGAGATGAAAATCGCAGTGACAGCTTCGGTTAAGCTGGAGCAAACAGGTGAGTAATGAATAACCAGGAGGGATCAGGTGAGTACTTCCATTCGGGAAAGCGCTATGGTTTCACCTTTTTTTGTATTCTTTCTCGTGCATGCCAATATCGTGGGGGTCGGGATACTAGGGTTTCAACGGACAATCGTAGCCCATGCCGGATACGATGCCTGGATCTCCCTTCTACTTGCCGGAGCAAGCATCCATCTCATTGTTTGGATGCTCTATTCCATGTTGAATGCGGGCAGCCATGATTTGTTCTCCCTTCACGAGCTCTGCTTTGGAAAATGGCTAGGCAAGTTGATGAGCTTAGTCGTATTGATCTACGTCTGGATGGCTGCTTTTCTCATCTTGCGTTCTTACGTCAGTATTGTGAAGCAATTTATTTTCCCTCTCATGCATACCTGGAGCACGACGCTGATTATCTTGGTCCTCATTCTGTACATTGTCGCTGGTGGTTTTCGCACGGTTACGGGCGTCTGCTTTTTCGGTGTGGTGATTCCGGCGATTTTGATGCTTCCTTTGTTTTTATTCCCATTCGAGTACGCTCACCCGAATAACTTGTTCCCGATGTTTTCGCATAACCTCCCCTCCTTATTCGCGTCTGCCAAAGACGCTGTCATCAATTATATGGGCTTTGAATTACTGTTCTTCTACTACCCATTTATCAAACGAGCAGCTCACTCGCAAAAATGGGCCCACGCTGGCGTTCTTTTCAGCACGCTCCTGTATGTAGCCGTCGCTATCGTGACATTCCTCATGTTTAGCCATGGTGAACTGGATAAGATTATTTGGCCGACCTTGACCATGCTCAAAATCGTAGAAATTCCGATTTTGCAGCGATTGGAGTTCATTGTGATATCTCTTTGGCTCTTCGTGATTTTGCCAAACATTTGTCTCAATCTATGGGGGGTTACCCGAGGAATGAAACAGATATTTGGCATCAGTCAAATCCGGGCCCTTTTGCTTATCCTAGTATCATTGGCAATGGGTTCCTATCTGCTCGAAGGTACCACTCCTTTGCTCTTGGCACTCGATTTTTATGGGAAAGTTAGTCTCGTTTTCATTTATGGCTATATTCCGCTGTTGTTCTTGCTCTTCCTCCTCTGGGGAAAAAAACGAAGTACCGCACGATACCAGACTCCTGGGGCGGAAACAGAAAAAGCCCGATAGATGTCTATCGAGCAAATCGTGCTGCGATTGTAATGCCTGCTCCTGCCAAAGCTTCTCGGATGCTCTGCGCGAATTCCAACGCATGAGCACCGTCGCCGTGAATACAAATCGAATCTGCCTGAATCGGGATATCCACGCCTTTCTGGGTCAGGACGAGTCCCTCGCTTACCATACGAATGACTTGCTGTTGGGATTGCTGTTGGTCCGTAATCATCGCATTCAGCTGACTGCGCGGTGTCAGCGTACCATCCTGCTGATACGTACGGTCGGCAAACACTTCGTGCGCCGTAGCAAGACCGATTTTTTCCCCTGCACGTGTCAACTCACTTCCCGCCAAGCCATACAACACCAGTTCCGGATTTACTTTGTAGATGGCCAATGCGATAGACTCGGCCAGAGCGGGTCTTGTGGCTGCCATATTGTACAAGGCTCCATGAGGCTTCACATGATGCATGACGCCCCCTTCTGCCCGTACAAACGCTTGCAGGGCGCCGATTTGGTACACGACTAAATCGTACGCCTCTTCAGGGGAAATCTCCATGTTGCGGCGACCGAAGCCGACCAAATCGGCGAATCCGGGATGGGCACCGATTGCCACACCTGCCTCCAAAGCCATTTGCACCGTTTTCCTCATCGTTCCTGGGTCACCAGCATGGAAACCACAAGCGACATTTGCCGAGCTGACATAGCGAAGGATGGCTTGGTCATTTCCAATCCGGTAAGCGCCAAAGCTCTCTCCCATATCACAGTTTAGATCTACGCTCTTCATGTTTTACCTCCTCCCTACAGTCAGTTCCATTCCCAACTTGATCTCATTCATGGTTCGTTCTCGTTCGTACAGCGCCCGCTGCGCATCATGTAGAGAAATTTCCTGAAAACGCATCGTTTCTCCCGGTCGCAACTGAGCGATGATCGGCAAATCGACAGTCGCCACATAACCGATCTTGGGATATCCGCCGATTGTTTGTCTGTCTGCCATCAGGATGATCGGCTGACCGTCTGGGGGAACCTGAATTGTTCCCATCGTAACAGCAGCAGAAATCAGCTCAAGTGGAGATGTGAGGGCAAGAGTCGGTCCCGTCAAGCGATACCCCATCCGATCTGATTGAGGAGATACTTGAAAAGCCTGTTCGAAAAAGCTTTGACGGCTTTCTGATGTAAAATCATCGAACTGATCGCCACGAATGACCCGGACTATCGCTTCCCGACTTTTTGTCACGTAACCGAAAGGAATAAACCAATTCGTATTGGAAAAAGCAGCGCCTCGTGCTTTTTGTTCCAATTGCTTTGCGAGATACAAACTGAACGAGCTTTGTGGGTTGTGTTCGAGTCTATCACCTGCTTGCAGCATTCTACCTGCCAATCCCCCGAATCCCGCTCGCAGATTCGTGCTGCGACTTCCCATCACGATCGGCACATCCCATCCACCAGCAACGGCGAGATAGGCACGACAGCCTTGTTTCGCGTGGCCAAACTGCAACATGCTTCCACTCTTTACCCAGACCGCTCGATTGGACTTGATTGGATTCTTGTTGATAGTCGGACTGAGATCGCCACCACAGATCGCAACCAGCATGTCCTTTTGAAACAAGAGTGTCGGTCCCTTCATGGTCAACTCTAGTACTGCCTCATCGCGATGATTGCCGACCAGCATATTAGCCATCTGTAAGGCGAGCGTGTCCATCGCACCACCTACATTGACTCCGTGTCGTTGATACCCGTACCTGCCCCTATCTTGCACGGTTGTACAAAGCCCTGGCGAAACAACCTCTATGCTCATGGAAACACCTTCTTCCCAGCCTCATACTCCTGCTCGGAGATTGGATGAAAACGAACTTTGTCTCCAGCACGCAAAAGACTCGGCTGACTCTCGTTTGGTTGAAATAAGCTGAGTGGTGTTCTTCCGATAATTTGCCATCCGCCTGGTGTCTCGACTGAGTATATACCCGTTTGCGATCCGCCAATTCCTACGCTGCCTTTCGGAATCGAGAGGCGCGGTGAGGAGCGACGTGGGGTCGCCAACCGTTCATCCATTCCACCGAGATACGGAAAACCGGGAGCAAATCCGATCATATAGACCAAATATTCGGCAGAGGAATGAATCGCAATGACTTCCTCTCGTGTGAGACTGTTCTGTTGCGCGACGATGTCCAAATCTGGTCCAAAGCTTCCGCCATAGCAAACCGGAATCTCAACAAGCCTAGACTCTGCCTTGCATGTGACAGTGAGCGTTTGGAACATTTGGTCAAGGATTGCGAGAACACTCTCATAAGGCATCAGGTCGTGGGGAGACTGCTGTGCAAGAATGATCGGATCATAATAGACCGTAACAGTGGTAAAACCGGGGACGATCTCCAGCATTCCCGGAAAAGGATTCTCCTGAAGATAATCCGTGAACATAACGACAATCTCATGCGTCCTTTGATCAATCACATCCCCTAGCTTGACAATCACACCCGAATCGCTAAGTGGAGAAAATTCATAGTTCTTCATTCGTTTCCCCTCTTGATCAACTGATTTGTCCGCCACCCACAA
This genomic stretch from Brevibacillus sp. DP1.3A harbors:
- a CDS encoding biotin-dependent carboxyltransferase family protein; this translates as MSIEVVSPGLCTTVQDRGRYGYQRHGVNVGGAMDTLALQMANMLVGNHRDEAVLELTMKGPTLLFQKDMLVAICGGDLSPTINKNPIKSNRAVWVKSGSMLQFGHAKQGCRAYLAVAGGWDVPIVMGSRSTNLRAGFGGLAGRMLQAGDRLEHNPQSSFSLYLAKQLEQKARGAAFSNTNWFIPFGYVTKSREAIVRVIRGDQFDDFTSESRQSFFEQAFQVSPQSDRMGYRLTGPTLALTSPLELISAAVTMGTIQVPPDGQPIILMADRQTIGGYPKIGYVATVDLPIIAQLRPGETMRFQEISLHDAQRALYERERTMNEIKLGMELTVGRR
- a CDS encoding LamB/YcsF family protein, producing MKSVDLNCDMGESFGAYRIGNDQAILRYVSSANVACGFHAGDPGTMRKTVQMALEAGVAIGAHPGFADLVGFGRRNMEISPEEAYDLVVYQIGALQAFVRAEGGVMHHVKPHGALYNMAATRPALAESIALAIYKVNPELVLYGLAGSELTRAGEKIGLATAHEVFADRTYQQDGTLTPRSQLNAMITDQQQSQQQVIRMVSEGLVLTQKGVDIPIQADSICIHGDGAHALEFAQSIREALAGAGITIAARFAR
- a CDS encoding Ger(x)C family spore germination protein, which encodes MLLIWIVAGCSSTRIVSEVQLIHSLGLDIEDQKIKGAAITHVYGKEKTQVELLETKSSNLFTILPDFNAITPSQVELGQLRSVIVGTKYAENGVETLVHTLCRDPSIGFRLQLGVAEPKALTILKGIRHMQVPFFISDSVAQNIKTLNLPKTNLHIFLFNLYGEGRDPYLPYFVMHNDRVKLDGLALFRDDKFVHRIDSKESFLLKIMVEKAKSGQIPFEVTINNRKESGLLKNLHSHAAFAIKTSEPVPSIMVKLTVNGQIKDYSKWLQLSNPQVLDQMEKELSWYLQKEATSFVKHLQKLEVDPVGFGDLVRSRSASWNYSHFKKIYPEMKIAVTASVKLEQTGE
- a CDS encoding GerAB/ArcD/ProY family transporter, giving the protein MSTSIRESAMVSPFFVFFLVHANIVGVGILGFQRTIVAHAGYDAWISLLLAGASIHLIVWMLYSMLNAGSHDLFSLHELCFGKWLGKLMSLVVLIYVWMAAFLILRSYVSIVKQFIFPLMHTWSTTLIILVLILYIVAGGFRTVTGVCFFGVVIPAILMLPLFLFPFEYAHPNNLFPMFSHNLPSLFASAKDAVINYMGFELLFFYYPFIKRAAHSQKWAHAGVLFSTLLYVAVAIVTFLMFSHGELDKIIWPTLTMLKIVEIPILQRLEFIVISLWLFVILPNICLNLWGVTRGMKQIFGISQIRALLLILVSLAMGSYLLEGTTPLLLALDFYGKVSLVFIYGYIPLLFLLFLLWGKKRSTARYQTPGAETEKAR
- the pxpB gene encoding 5-oxoprolinase subunit PxpB; amino-acid sequence: MKNYEFSPLSDSGVIVKLGDVIDQRTHEIVVMFTDYLQENPFPGMLEIVPGFTTVTVYYDPIILAQQSPHDLMPYESVLAILDQMFQTLTVTCKAESRLVEIPVCYGGSFGPDLDIVAQQNSLTREEVIAIHSSAEYLVYMIGFAPGFPYLGGMDERLATPRRSSPRLSIPKGSVGIGGSQTGIYSVETPGGWQIIGRTPLSLFQPNESQPSLLRAGDKVRFHPISEQEYEAGKKVFP